From one Salvelinus sp. IW2-2015 unplaced genomic scaffold, ASM291031v2 Un_scaffold1036, whole genome shotgun sequence genomic stretch:
- the LOC112069513 gene encoding melanin-concentrating hormone receptor 1-like encodes MIINSSDIFCNYEEIGNFTNNSSCVNTTQSSPSFIDLATFMHIFPSIYGILCTIGVIANGLVIYAVATCKKKIVSDIYVLNLAIADMLFLLVMPFNIHQLVRDRQWVFGNFMCKAVVVVDVSNQFTTVGIVTVLCIDRYIAIVHPTSEKRTIQWTIIINILVWVGSFLLTVPVMIYAMVVRKHDLAICMMFLDGPEDMYWYTLYQSILGFIFPLIIISTFYSLTLYHVFRSIRRVKRKQSVWAKRATKTVVMVIALFLVCWSPYHVIQVINLSNNRPTNTFVYVYNISICLSYSHSCXNPLMLLIFAQNYRERLCHRKDLRRSQQNSSKTTVVKTDGSSVATDPNYRSTAM; translated from the exons ATGATTATAAATAGCTCGGACATATTTTGTAACTATGAAGAAATAGGTAACTTCACCAACAACTCGTCATGTGTAAACACGACTCAGTCCTCACCCAGCTTCATCGACCTGGCGACATTTATGCACATATTCCCGTCCATATACGGCATCCTGTGTACTATAGGAGTGATCGCCAACGGTTTGGTGATATACGCAGTGGCGACATGCAAGAAAAAGATTGTCTCGGACATCTACGTGCTGAACTTGGCCATCGCAGATATGCTCTTCTTGCTGGTGATGCCCTTCAACATTCACCAGCTGGTCCGGGACAGACAGTGGGTGTTCGGGAACttcatgtgcaaagctgtcgtggTGGTGGATGTTAGCAACCAGTTCACTACAGTGGGGATTGTAACGGTGCTATGTATTGACAG ATACATTGCCATCGTCCACCCCACCTCAGAGAAGCGGACCATCCAGTGgaccatcatcatcaacatcctgGTGTGGGTCGGCAGCTTCCTGCTCACKGTGCCCGTCATGATCTACGCCATGGTGGTGAGGAAGCACGACTTGGCGATATGCATGATGTTCCTGGACGGTCCTGAGGACATGTACTGGTACACTCTCTACCAGTCCATCCTGGGCTTCATCTTCCCTCTCATCATCATCTCCACCTTCTACTCCCTCACCCTCTACCACGTCTTCAGATCCATCCGCCGAGTCAAGCGTAAACAGTCTGTCTGGGCGAAGCGCGCCACCAAGACCGTGGTGATGGTCATTGCTCTCTTCCTGGTGTGCTGGAGCCCGTATCACGTGATCCAGGTGATTAACTTGAGCAACAACAGGCCYACCAACACCTTTGTSTATGTCTACAACATCAGTATCTGTCTGAGTTACTCCCACAGCTGCATRAACCCTCTGATGCTGCTCATCTTCGCTCAGAACTACCGCGAGCGTCTCTGTCACAGGAAGGACTTGAGGAGRTCGCAGCAGAACTCCTCCAAGACCACTGTGGTCAAGACAGACGGCTCCAGCGTGGCCACCGACCCCAACTACCGCAGCACAGCCATGTAA